The genomic window CGGAGCCCTGGAAGGGGCTCCCTTTGGCCAAAGTGCCCTACCTGCACTGCGCGCCCCCTAACGTCCGCTTGAGCTACCACCCCAACCTGGACCGCACCCGGCTCTCCTACGGCTTGGCTCTGGCCTTGCACTGCCACGCCCTGGGCCTCCCGGAGCCCGAGATCACCTGGAGGATCCAGGCCGCCGGCGAGACACTGGAGATCAAGGCGCCGGCGGCGGCGGAAGGAGAAGGCAACGCCCTGCCCTCCGACGGCTGGTCCAGAGGAGACCGGGAGAGGTTCCAGGCCTTCGGCAACGGCACGCTGCTCATCCCGCACCTCAGCAAGAAGGAGGAAGGCACCTACACCTGCCTGGCTGCCAACGAGATGGGCAGCAACCAGAGCTCGGTCCATGTCGCCGTGGCGGACGCCCCCGCGAAGGACTCCGCGGGCTCGCTGGGGGACCGCAAGGCCCAGCCCGGGGATCGGAAGCCCGAGGGCAAGGTCTCCAAGAACAGCGTCATGAAAGCCGAGGAGAGGACCAAACTCCTTCCGGAGAGACCCACGCCCAGGAGCTACCACGCGCCCGGGCCCCTGAACGCCAGCGGGCCGTCGGGGCCGCCAGTCTTGGCGAAGCAGTGCGGCTCCAGCGAGGCCCCCCAGTACGTCTCCAACCACGCCTTCAACCGCAGCGGAGCCCTCAAGCCCCACAGTTTCGACCTGGGGGTCATCGCGCTGGACGTCTCGGAGAGGGAAGCCAAGGTCCAGATCACCCCTTTCTACGTCCAGCCAGAGAAGGTCCACCTGAGGAGGCTCTACCTGTGCGAGGCGGGCCGGAGGGGCCACTCCCTGGCGCAGTGGTCCCAGATCGAGGAAGGGGTGAATTCCTACTGGTTCCAAGGCCTCAGTCCCGGCACCAACTACTCCGTCTGCATGGGTTACGTCGGGGAGGACTGCCAGGTCCAGGTGGTCTTCACCACCAAGCGAGAGGTGCCCTCGCTCGTCATCATCGTGGTGGTGAGCGTCTTCCTTCTGGGCCTGGCCACCATCCCTCTGCTGGGCGCCACATGCTGCCACCTGCTCTCCAAGTACCAGGGCAAGACCTACAAGCTCATCATGAAGGCCCAGAACCCGGACCAGATGGAGAAGCACATGGCTGCGGACTTCGACCCGCGGGCCTCCTACCTGGAATCCGAGAAGAATTACGACCCCAGTgaggtgggggaaggggaaggcgaggaggaagaggaggaggaggaggcgggggcggaGGGGGTGGTGGAGGGGCGGAGGGGGCTGCCTGGGGGACGGCAgctggagagagaagagagcctGGCCGCCAGCTCCATCCCGGAGTCCCAATCCAAAACAAACCCGGAGGAATTC from Lacerta agilis isolate rLacAgi1 chromosome 9, rLacAgi1.pri, whole genome shotgun sequence includes these protein-coding regions:
- the ISLR2 gene encoding immunoglobulin superfamily containing leucine-rich repeat protein 2; its protein translation is MERAKMLSGASPLLLLRCWLAATFLCAPIRGCPEPCACVDKYAQQFADCAYKNLEAVPSGLPSNVTTLSLSANKIAELRRGSFVEVTQVTSLWLAHNRIGAIEEGTLAILVQLKNLDVSHNQIADFPWGDLRNLSALQLLKMNNNRMSHLPGEAFRTLRDLRSLRINNNRFSEVAEGTFEALTSLSHLQIYNNPFNCTCQLMWLKNWTENTLISIPDRNAITCAAPEPWKGLPLAKVPYLHCAPPNVRLSYHPNLDRTRLSYGLALALHCHALGLPEPEITWRIQAAGETLEIKAPAAAEGEGNALPSDGWSRGDRERFQAFGNGTLLIPHLSKKEEGTYTCLAANEMGSNQSSVHVAVADAPAKDSAGSLGDRKAQPGDRKPEGKVSKNSVMKAEERTKLLPERPTPRSYHAPGPLNASGPSGPPVLAKQCGSSEAPQYVSNHAFNRSGALKPHSFDLGVIALDVSEREAKVQITPFYVQPEKVHLRRLYLCEAGRRGHSLAQWSQIEEGVNSYWFQGLSPGTNYSVCMGYVGEDCQVQVVFTTKREVPSLVIIVVVSVFLLGLATIPLLGATCCHLLSKYQGKTYKLIMKAQNPDQMEKHMAADFDPRASYLESEKNYDPSEVGEGEGEEEEEEEEAGAEGVVEGRRGLPGGRQLEREESLAASSIPESQSKTNPEEFEVGSEYSDRLPLGAEAVTISQEINGNYRQPPR